The DNA region TCATGTCACGCCGCAAGCAAAACGGCAAATTCCTTCACTTCGCTGCGCTCCGGCCGGAATGACAAAGGGAAGGAAGGCCGCTACGGACTCGCCGATACATCTCAGGAGCTCTGTCCAGTGATTTGCCGCTCTTCCGCCTTGTCTCTCTCGCTTGCCGTAGCGCTGCTCTCAGGCGCTCCGGCCCTGACCGCGCAGCACTCTGCCCCGCCTGCCCAGCCGCTGGGCCAGATCAACGTTACCCAGCGCGATCTGCTGTCCAAGCCGGTCCGCGACAACTGGCCTTCGTATAACGGCGACTATACGGGCCGCCGCTACTCCAGCCTGGCCGAGATAACGCCCCAGAACGCGCACCAGTTGCGTGCGCAGTGGGTCTTTCACAGCCGCAACGCCGGCATCCTCCAGGCCACGCCCGTCGTCGTCGCGGGAGTGATGTTCGTCACTGGCTCCAACGACGCCTACGCGCTCGACGCCGCCACCGGCAAGACCCTCTGGCACCACGTGCGCCCCGTGACGCAGGGCCTGATCGATGATGCCTCCGGTCACATCAACCGCGGCGTCGCCGTCCTCGGCAATCGCATTTATATGGAGACGGACAACGCGCACCTGCTCTGCCTCGATGCGCGCTCCGGCAATCTGATCTGGGACGTCCCCTACGCCTTCGACAACAAGAACTACGGCGCCACCAGCGCTCCGCTCATCGTCAAGGACAAGGTCATCGTCGGTACCTCCGGTGGAGACGACGGCGTTCGCGGCTTCGTCGCCGCCTTCGACGCCCAGACCGGCAAAGAGGCGTGGCGCTTCTGGACCATCCCCGCGCCCGGCGAGCCTGGCAGCGAAAGCTGGCCTGGGGATGCCTACCTCCACGGCGGCGGAACCACCTGGATGCCCGGAACCTACGACCCCGAGCTGAACACAATCTACTGGGGCACCAGCAATCCTTCGCCTGACTTCGACGGCAGCGTCCGTCCCGGCGACGATCTCTACACCGACTGCGTGCTCGCGCTCGACCCCGACACCGGCAAACTGAAGTGGCACTTCCAGTTCACGCCGCACGACCTCAGCGACTACGACTCCACCGAGACTCCCGTTCTGGTCGATGCTGTCTACAAGGGGAAGCCGCGCAAGCTGCTCATCCAGGCCAACCGCAACGGTTTCCTCTACGTGCTCGACCGCGCGACGGGCGAGTTTCTCGAAGCGAAGCCGTTCGCACAGAAGCTGAACTGGGCCAAGGGCATCGATGAGAAAGGGCGCCCTATCCGCACCGGCATCGTTCCCACGGCCGAAGGCACGCGCATCTGCCCCAGCTACGCCGGCGCCACCAACTGGTACTCGCCAACCTACAGCGAACTGACGCACCTGTTCTACTTCATGACGCTCGAGGATTGCAGCGTCTTCTCCACGAAAACGCAGGAGTTTCAGGAGGGCAAGGCGTACTACTCCACGGGAGCAAGGCACCAGCCCGAGGAGAACGCGAAGAAGTACCTGCTCGCCTACGACCTGCGCGAGGGCGAGTTCGTCTGGAGACAGCCCCAGGTGGGCGACTCGCACTCCTTCGCCGGTGTGATGAGCACGGCTTCGGGGCTGGTTGCCTTTGGTGACGACGCGCAGATGTTCGAGGTCGTCGACGCCCGCACCGGCAAGCCGCTCTGGCACTTCAACACCGGGCAGGCAATGCACTCTTCGCCCATGAGCTACGCCGTCAACGGAAAACAGTACTTCGCCATCGCAGCGGGCAACGACCTCTTCGCGTTCGCGCTTCCCTAAGAAGCGACAGGTATCGCTTTAGAATCGAGATGCAATGGGCGGCCGCACTCCGATTCCGCAACCCGACAAGGCAAGGCCCCGTCGCGCCAATTTTGTCTCCACCGGCCTCGTCATTCTCTTCGCCTGCGCTGTGCTGTTGCCTCTGCTCGGCCACAAGCCGCTGGCCGACTGGGACGAAGGCATTTACGCCGAAGCCGCGCGCGAGATGCTTGGACGAAGCTGGCTGGTGCCGACCTGGAACTTCCATCCGTGGTTCGAAAAGCCTCCGCTCATGCTGTGGACGACAGCCTTCTTCTTTAAAGTCTTCGGCGTGCATGAGTTCTGGGCGCGCGTCGGTTCGGCGCTCTCAGGTGTGGCCATCGTCGGCGTGCTGCACGCATGGCTGTCGCGTCGCGTCGATTGCATGGCCGCTGGCCTCAGTTCCTTCATCCTGCTCACAACCTTCGGCTTTCTGCACGTCTGCTGCATGGGAGAGATGGACGTCATGCTCTCACTGGGCTGCGCGATCGCCGTCTGCGGGCTGTCGGAGATCGCTGCGGACAATCCGCGCGGATGGTACTGGTTCTGGGGCGGCTTCGCCATCGCGCTGATGACCAAAGGCGCGGCCAGCGTCGTGCTGGTGCTGACGGTTGTCATTGTTGCGGTGCTGGGTCGATGGTCGAGCCGTTATCTGGGTAAACAGTTCTGGCTCGGGCTTGCCGGGTTTCTGCTTGCGGTTGTGCCTTGGCACGCGATGATGTGGCACCGCTTTGGCAGCGCCTTCCTCGCGGAGTACCTGGGTTTCCATACGTTGATGAGAGCCACGCAGCAGATTGAAGGACACACGACGCACTGGTGGTTTTACCTGTGGGTTCTGCTGGTGTCGGCAGCGCCTTACGTTCTGATCGCTCCGGTCGCGATTAACAAGGCACTCAAGCGCGCGGAGCTTCGCCCGTGGGCCGTGTTCGCGCTCGTTGTCCTGATCTTCTTCTCCGCTGTGCAGACGCGCCTGCCGCACTACGTCGCGCCCATCTATCCGGTGCTGGCCGTGCTCGTCGCCGTCTATGTGTCCGCCTGGCTGCAAGCATTCAGGAACAGGCAGCAGTGGTCTTCTACGGGATTCTGGCTACGCCTAAGCGTTGTTGCCGTCGCCGCCTGGGGGCTGTGCGCGCTGGTCACCACCGCGCCGCGGAAGCAGCTACATTCCGAGCAGGTGAATGGACGGATTATCCATGAGGAGAGGGAGTCGATCGCATTGCTGCGTCAACTCTTCCGCTCTCCGCAACCCGCCGGGCCAGTGCTGGTGTGGCGCGAAACCGATACACGCTCGATTGCGACCGTCATCTTCTACACGCAGAGACCGGTACAGCAGGTCGAGCTGAATCCGTCACCCGCAACCGTCGCGCGTGACCGGTACTACTTCGACCCCGTATCGCTCGATCAGATGGTGACAACTGAGCGGAGGGTCATCCTGCTCGATAAGAGCCTCGTGAGCAGAGTTCCACAAGGGATGGTGTATCAACCCCTCGCCTCGGGAAAGATCATGGAAGTAGGAACAATCCGGCGAATCGAATAGGGAAGCTATACCCGCCGACGCTGTTCCGCCGACTGAAACAGAAAGACGCCCAGGACTGCAATCAGTGGCTCCAGCGGATGCCGAAAACGTGCATGAACCGTGACCAGGTAGTACGGAACGGGAAGCAGCAGAAAGGCCCACGCAAACAGCCACGCTCCGGGAATGTGGCGATAGAGCGCGAGCCACAGGCCGAGCAGTCCGGCAAGGCTGATGAAGCTGAAGTTAAGCGTGCGAGGAAGCTCGAGCGAGAGTTTGTTGTCCGACGGCACACTGACCCAGAAAAAGTAGATGCGCTTCACCACGTTGTCCAGATAGTGCGCAGGGTTGGCGCGTATCGTGTCACTTGCCAGCCTTCCGCGCATCTCCACATAACGGACCTCGCCCATCTCGGTGTAGAGCCGTAGCTGATCCGTCGCCTGCTCCGGGTGGTTGTATTCCATCAGGAGCCCACGCGCGCCAGGGCCGTTACCCAGCGCTGCCTCAGCGCCAAGATTGCCGCGGATAGGAATGAAGCGATGGAAGACGGCATAGTTGCGCGCCTCCCACGGTGCGAGACACGCGATAAAGAGCAGAGCCGAAAGAGCAGCGTCGCGTATCGCGTGCGGCCTCCTCCACGTCCCGGCGAGAATCCAGATTCCGCATGCGGGAAGAAAGATCAGCAGGCTGGAGTTCGAGAGCCCGACGATCCCCCACAAGATCCCGAACGCGATCCAGCTCGAGGTCGGATTTATAGCCTTTCCACAGCCGACAGCATTGATGCCTCGCATGCGCAGCGCAAGAACGATGATCCACGCGAAGAGGCACGTGGTGATCGACATCTCCCACATCCAGCGCACCGAATACTGCATCGCCGCGGGATACAGCGCCCATATCCATGCCGCATAAACCGCGTTCGCGCGCGAGAAGCAGCGAAGCCCGATCTCCCATATAGCCAGAACGGTTGCTGCGGAGAAGACGCAGTTGATAGCCAGGATGACCCACGCCGACAACGGAGTGTAGACGCCGAAGACCTTGAAGACTCCCGCAAGCAGAAATGGGTAAACCGGAGGAAGCCACGCCGTAGGGCCGGTCAATCCGCGAAACGGATTAGCGAATCCGTGGCCTTCAACCAGCGAACGCGCGATGCGTCCAGCCTCCCATGCAAACGAAAAGTGATCGTCGTAAGGCCGTATGCGCCAGGTGTGTGCCAGCGTCATGTAAAGCACGCGGACAGCAAGCGCCACCCAGAAGATGCGCCACGGCAGATCGTGGCCCTGGACCGCTTCGGCTTTCATCCACGTCGACAGGCGCTTGAGCATCGTGATGTCGATTCTAACGGCGAGTGGAAGGCTGCAATCTGTCATCATCGAAGAAGCGGTCTATTTTCCGAAAAAGCACTGGAGACGTTTTGAGCGACGTAAGAATTGGTGTGAAGAAGCTGGTCCCGCAGGCGCAGATGCCGCGGTACGCGCATGTGGGCGAGTACGGCGACCTGGCGGCCGACCTGTATGCCTCCGAAGGCATGGTGATTGCCCCGGGAGCAACCGTGCCCGTGCCCACCGGCGTAGCGATGGAGTTCCCCTCAACCCACGGCGCTCTGGTCGAGGATCGCTCCGGCCTGGCGGTGAAGGGAATCACGACTCTGGCCGGTGTCATCGACCCCGGCTATCGCGGCGAGCTACGCATCGTGGTCACCAACCTCAGTACCAACAGCATCGAAGTTAAGCAGGGCGACCGCATCGCTCAACTGCGCATCGTGCGCCGCATCGAGGCCGAGTTCGTCGAGGTCGCCGAACTGGGCGAGGCCGCACGCGGTGCAGGAGGTTTCGGCAGCACAGGAAGCTGACCTTCGGCTGAGGAACATAAGCTACCATCCAGCGTCATCCTGAGCGAAGCGGCGTAGCCGCGCAGTCGAAGGATCTGTGGTTCGTTGACACCCAGACCGTTTACCCAGGCCTCAGCGCAGCAGTGTATCCTTTCGCGTAATTGATAGGAGGGCGCAATGAGCAACAATGCCTGGCCTGAGCTGCCGTGGAATGCGTGGGAGTCGACTGCGGCCACCCTGCACATGTGGACGCAGATCGTTGGCAAGACGCGGCTCGCGCTCACCCCGCTGCAGAACCACTGGTGGAACGTAGCCCTCTACGTGACGGCCCACGGCATCGGCACGCCGGCCATGGCTTGCGGCGACGATGTGCTCGACATCGAGTTCGACTTTGTCGCCCACGAGCTGCACATGCGCCTGGAGTCAGGCAAGCATGAATCCATCGAGCTGAAGCCGCGCTCCGTAGCCGACTTCTATCGTGAATATCTGCGGCGTCTGGACGCGCTCGGTGTCAGGGTAAAGATATGGCCGATGCCTGTGGAGATAGCGAACCCCATCCGCTTCGATCAGGACACGGTACACACATCCTACGATGCGGAGTATGCGCATCGCTTCTGGCAGGTGCTCTCCGGCACACAGAATGTATTGCGCGCATGGACCACGGACTTCCTGGGCAAGGTGAGCCCGATCAACTTCTTCTGGGGCTCCTTCGATTTGGCGATGACGCGGTTCTCCGGCCGCCCCGCCCCACCTCGCCCCGGTGCCGACAGCATCCAACGCGAGGCGTACTCGCATGAGGTCATCTCCGCCGGGTTCTGGCCGGGCAACGGAGGCTACGGCGCCGCGGCGTTCTATTGCTACGCTGCTCCCGTGCCGGAGGGACTCGCCGAAAAGACCGTCTCGCCCGTTGCCGCAAAGTGGGATAAGGCCTTGGGAGAGTTCATCTTGAAGTATGACGACCTGTGGCAGATGCCTTACCCCGAGGAGGCGCTGCTGGAGTTTTACCAGACCGCGTACCAGGCCGCGGCTGACTCCGCGAAGTGGAACCGCGCCGCGCTGGAGCGCAGCTAAACATAGGACCGCGAGAACTCTTTCCCGCGACCAGCGGGAGCTGCAACCCGAAGGGGATATACACCCCACGAAGTGGGCGCGCGCCGCGCAGGCGGCCCGGCTGGCAGGCCATAGTTTTCATGCGACAATTAAGAAGCGAGCCATGCCCAAATTGCCAGCCGAACAGCCCGTTGCGACCCATATTTCTGCGATTCCGGCCCCTGTAACCATCACTCCGGAGCTGCTGAAGACCCACAGCATCACTCCCGAGGAGTACAAGCGCATCGAAGCGGCCCTGGGCCGCACCCCCAGCTTGACCGAGCTGGGGATTTTTTCGGTCATGTGGTCTGAGCACTGCTCCTACAAGTCCTCCCGCGTTCATCTCAAAAGACTTCCCACGCGCGGTGACCGCACCTCCGGACCCGGCTCCGTCGTGCAGGGGCCCGGCGAGAACGCCGGCATCATCGACGTCGGCGACGGCTGGGCCTGCGCCTTCAAGATCGAGTCGCATAACCACCCCAGCTACATCGAGCCCTATCAAGGTGCAGCTACGGGAGTGGGGGGCATCCTCCGCGACATCTTCACCATGAACGCCCGCCCGCTGGCCGTCATGGACTCGCTCCGCTTCGGCCCGCTCGACGAGTCCGAGCCCGACCCGGTCCTTCGCGCCAGGAACCACCAGGTCGCTACCGGCGTTGTCCACGGCGTCGCGGGCTACGGCAACTGCTTCGGCGTGCCCAACCTCGGCGGCGAGACCCGCTTCGAGCCCTGCTACTCCGGCAACCCGCTGCTGAACGCCTTCGCGCTCGGCCTCGTCAGGAAGGACGAGATCTTCTATGCCAAGGCAGTCGGCGTCGGCAACCCCGTCATCTACGTCGGCGCGAAGACCGGCCGCGACGGTATTCACGGCGCGACCATGGCGTCAGAAGAGTTCACCGAAGGCAGCGAACAGAAGCGCCCCAACGTGCAGATGGGCGACCCCTTCCTGGAGAAGTTGCTGCTCGAGGCCTGCATCGAGGCGATGGCCACTGGCGCCGTCCTCGGCATTCAGGACATGGGCGCGGCTGGCCTCACCTGCTCCACCTGCGAGATGGGAGCGCGCGGCGGCCTCGGCCTTACGGTCGAGCTCGACCTCGTGCCACAGCGCGAGACCGGCATGACCAGCTACGAGATCATGCTCTCCGAATCGCAGGAGCGCATGCTGCTGGTTGCAGACAAGGCGCGCGCCACCGAAGTTCTCGACGTCTTCTCGAAGTGGGGCCTCGACGCCTCCATCGTCGGCCACGTCACCGAGAAGCCGAACATGCACATCACGCAGGGCGGCGTCCTGGTGGCCGACATCCCCAACCAGTTCCTCACCGACGATGCCCCGGTCTATCACCGCCCCGTCGGCACGTGGAAGGCACCGGTGCCGCTCGACCCACCTGCGCATGTTCTCGAAGAACTCAAGAAGCCGCGCGACTACACCGCGGACCTCAAGAAGCTGCTGGCCTCGGCCAACATCTGCGACAAGCGCTGGGTCTACGAGCAGTACGACTCCATGGTGCAAACCAACACCGTGCAGGGCCCTGGCGGTGAAGCCGGTGTCATGCGCATCAAGGGCACCGGCACCAAGGGCCACGAGCGCGGACTCGCGATGGCGCTCGCAGGCAACGGCCGCTGGACCTACCTCGACCCCAAGCTCGGCGCGATGCATGCCGTAGCCGAGGCCGCCCGCAAGGTCGCCTGTACCGGCGCAACGCCCGTCTCCGCCACCAACTGCCTGAACTTCGGCAACCCCGAAAAGCCGGAGATCATGGCGCAGCTCTCAGCCGCCATCGACGGCATCGCCGAGGCCTGCACCGCTCTGGGAACGCCCATCACGGGCGGCAACGTCTCGCTCTACAACGAGACCAAGGGCGTGGGGATCTATCCGACTCCGGTGATTGGAATCGTAGGCATCATCGACGATGTGACCAAGGCTGTGCCGAGTGGTTTTCAAGCAGGTGGACACAAGGTATTGATTCTTTATTCATCGATCAAATCTGAAGGAGTTGAGTGGCCGGAAGAATGGCGGGCTTTCGGTTCGTCCGAGTTGGTGAAGTCAACCTATTGGCAATTCTGGGGAACTCCACCAGTTTTGCACTTAGAGGTCGAAGCGGAATTGCAAAAATTACTTCAGGAACTCTCTTCTAGAGGTTTGGTTCATTCGGCTTCGGATGTCTCCGATGGGGGACTCGCTGTGGCTCTTGCTAAAGCCACCTTTGGCAAAGGTATTGGAGTCCAAACAGATCGCCGCAGTCCAAAACATGATGTTTTGGGTATGTATTTCGGGGAATATCCGAGTATGGCTGTGCTCACTTGTGATGGAGAGGATGTAGCAATCATAGATTCGCTGGTCGAGAATACTGATTCTCTTTACTGTGAAGTAATAGGCACGACGGGTGGCGATAGGATCAGCCTGAGTATCAATCAACAACCAGTTATTGAAATAACGCTTCACGATGCACGTGGCATATTCTCGGGTGCGCTTGAATCACAACTCGCGGCAGAGGTGGTGACGGCATGAGCGACCTTATGACCCAGGACAAGCTTGTGGCGTTGGGTGCAGTTGGAGAAGCAGATTCCTCCACTTCGCTTCGCTTCGGTCGGAATGACACCACTATGGCTATCGAAGCTCACGAAGACGACGACGCCACCCCCTTCGACAAGCTGCGCGAAGAGTGCGGCGTCATGGCGATCTACAACCATCCCGATGCTGCGCGTATGACCTACTGGGGCCTCTACTCGCTGCAGCATCGCGGGCAGGAGTCCGCCGGCATCGCCACCGCCGACGGCGAGCAGGTGTGCGACATGAAGGGCATGGGGCTGGTCTCGGAGATCTTTACCGACGACGTGCTGGCCAGGCTGCCTGGCCACATCGCCATCGGCCACACGCGCTACTCGACGACGGGCGATTCCGCGCTCTTGAACGCGCAGCCCATCTCGGTCGAGAGCACCAAGGGCCTCATCGCGATCGCGCACAACGGAAACCTGGTCAACCTCGGCAACTCGCGCGAGCGACTGGAGCGCGACGGCGCCGTCTTCCAAACCACCTCCGACTCCGAGATCATCATCCAGCTCATCGCGCACTCGAAGGCATCGACGCTGGTGGACTGCATCGCCGACTCGCTCTCGCAGGTCGAGGGAGCCTTCTCCATCGTGATGATGACGCGCAACCGCATCTTCGCCGCGCGCGATCCGCACGGCCTGCGTCCGCTCTCGATGGGCCGCATCAAGGGTGAGAACGGAGCGCCCGACACCTTCGTCTTCGCCTCGGAGACCTGCGCCTTCGACCTGCTGCATGCCAAGTACGAGCGCGATGTCGAGCCCGGCGAACTCGTCATGGTCTCCGAGGACGGCGTGACCTCGCGCCACTTTGCAAAGACCGCCGTGCCCAAGGCAAGCTGCATCTTCGAGCACGTCTACTTCGCGCGTCCCGACTCGCGCATCTTCGGCCGCTGGGTGCAGAAGAGCCGCGAGGAGATGGGCCGCCAGCTCGCGCGCGAGTCCGGTGTTCCCGCCGACCTCGTCGTCCCCGTGCCCGACTCTGGCGTCACCGCCGCGCTCGGCTACGCCGCCGAATCCGGCATCCCGTTCAACTTCGGCCTCATCCGCAACCACTACGTAGGCCGCACATTTATTCAGCCGGAGCAGCGCGTGCGCGACTTCGGCGTGCGCATGAAGCTGAATCCTGTGCGGGCGCTGCTCGAAGGCAAGCGCGTCATCCTGATCGACGACTCGATCATCCGCGGCACCACGTCGCGCAAGATCGTCCGCATGGTGCGCGCAGCGGGAGCGAAAGAGGTGCACATGCGCATCTCCTGCCCGCCGACCATCTCGCCCTGTTTCTACGGCGTCGATACGCCCTCGAAGAAGGACCTGATCGCGGCGAACAAATCCATCGAAGAGATTCGCCAGTTCGTCGAAGCCGACTCGCTGGCGTACCTCTCGCTCGTCGGCCTCACGCACTCCTGCACCATGGGTGAGCCGGTGGACGGCCTCTCGCCGGGCGACTTCTGTACTGCGTGTTAC from Acidobacteriota bacterium includes:
- a CDS encoding PQQ-dependent dehydrogenase, methanol/ethanol family, with protein sequence MTAQHSAPPAQPLGQINVTQRDLLSKPVRDNWPSYNGDYTGRRYSSLAEITPQNAHQLRAQWVFHSRNAGILQATPVVVAGVMFVTGSNDAYALDAATGKTLWHHVRPVTQGLIDDASGHINRGVAVLGNRIYMETDNAHLLCLDARSGNLIWDVPYAFDNKNYGATSAPLIVKDKVIVGTSGGDDGVRGFVAAFDAQTGKEAWRFWTIPAPGEPGSESWPGDAYLHGGGTTWMPGTYDPELNTIYWGTSNPSPDFDGSVRPGDDLYTDCVLALDPDTGKLKWHFQFTPHDLSDYDSTETPVLVDAVYKGKPRKLLIQANRNGFLYVLDRATGEFLEAKPFAQKLNWAKGIDEKGRPIRTGIVPTAEGTRICPSYAGATNWYSPTYSELTHLFYFMTLEDCSVFSTKTQEFQEGKAYYSTGARHQPEENAKKYLLAYDLREGEFVWRQPQVGDSHSFAGVMSTASGLVAFGDDAQMFEVVDARTGKPLWHFNTGQAMHSSPMSYAVNGKQYFAIAAGNDLFAFALP
- the dut gene encoding dUTP diphosphatase, with amino-acid sequence MPRYAHVGEYGDLAADLYASEGMVIAPGATVPVPTGVAMEFPSTHGALVEDRSGLAVKGITTLAGVIDPGYRGELRIVVTNLSTNSIEVKQGDRIAQLRIVRRIEAEFVEVAELGEAARGAGGFGSTGS
- a CDS encoding glycosyltransferase family 39 protein, with translation MKAEAVQGHDLPWRIFWVALAVRVLYMTLAHTWRIRPYDDHFSFAWEAGRIARSLVEGHGFANPFRGLTGPTAWLPPVYPFLLAGVFKVFGVYTPLSAWVILAINCVFSAATVLAIWEIGLRCFSRANAVYAAWIWALYPAAMQYSVRWMWEMSITTCLFAWIIVLALRMRGINAVGCGKAINPTSSWIAFGILWGIVGLSNSSLLIFLPACGIWILAGTWRRPHAIRDAALSALLFIACLAPWEARNYAVFHRFIPIRGNLGAEAALGNGPGARGLLMEYNHPEQATDQLRLYTEMGEVRYVEMRGRLASDTIRANPAHYLDNVVKRIYFFWVSVPSDNKLSLELPRTLNFSFISLAGLLGLWLALYRHIPGAWLFAWAFLLLPVPYYLVTVHARFRHPLEPLIAVLGVFLFQSAEQRRRV
- a CDS encoding glycosyltransferase family 39 protein, with the translated sequence MGGRTPIPQPDKARPRRANFVSTGLVILFACAVLLPLLGHKPLADWDEGIYAEAAREMLGRSWLVPTWNFHPWFEKPPLMLWTTAFFFKVFGVHEFWARVGSALSGVAIVGVLHAWLSRRVDCMAAGLSSFILLTTFGFLHVCCMGEMDVMLSLGCAIAVCGLSEIAADNPRGWYWFWGGFAIALMTKGAASVVLVLTVVIVAVLGRWSSRYLGKQFWLGLAGFLLAVVPWHAMMWHRFGSAFLAEYLGFHTLMRATQQIEGHTTHWWFYLWVLLVSAAPYVLIAPVAINKALKRAELRPWAVFALVVLIFFSAVQTRLPHYVAPIYPVLAVLVAVYVSAWLQAFRNRQQWSSTGFWLRLSVVAVAAWGLCALVTTAPRKQLHSEQVNGRIIHEERESIALLRQLFRSPQPAGPVLVWRETDTRSIATVIFYTQRPVQQVELNPSPATVARDRYYFDPVSLDQMVTTERRVILLDKSLVSRVPQGMVYQPLASGKIMEVGTIRRIE
- the purL gene encoding phosphoribosylformylglycinamidine synthase subunit PurL, with the translated sequence MPKLPAEQPVATHISAIPAPVTITPELLKTHSITPEEYKRIEAALGRTPSLTELGIFSVMWSEHCSYKSSRVHLKRLPTRGDRTSGPGSVVQGPGENAGIIDVGDGWACAFKIESHNHPSYIEPYQGAATGVGGILRDIFTMNARPLAVMDSLRFGPLDESEPDPVLRARNHQVATGVVHGVAGYGNCFGVPNLGGETRFEPCYSGNPLLNAFALGLVRKDEIFYAKAVGVGNPVIYVGAKTGRDGIHGATMASEEFTEGSEQKRPNVQMGDPFLEKLLLEACIEAMATGAVLGIQDMGAAGLTCSTCEMGARGGLGLTVELDLVPQRETGMTSYEIMLSESQERMLLVADKARATEVLDVFSKWGLDASIVGHVTEKPNMHITQGGVLVADIPNQFLTDDAPVYHRPVGTWKAPVPLDPPAHVLEELKKPRDYTADLKKLLASANICDKRWVYEQYDSMVQTNTVQGPGGEAGVMRIKGTGTKGHERGLAMALAGNGRWTYLDPKLGAMHAVAEAARKVACTGATPVSATNCLNFGNPEKPEIMAQLSAAIDGIAEACTALGTPITGGNVSLYNETKGVGIYPTPVIGIVGIIDDVTKAVPSGFQAGGHKVLILYSSIKSEGVEWPEEWRAFGSSELVKSTYWQFWGTPPVLHLEVEAELQKLLQELSSRGLVHSASDVSDGGLAVALAKATFGKGIGVQTDRRSPKHDVLGMYFGEYPSMAVLTCDGEDVAIIDSLVENTDSLYCEVIGTTGGDRISLSINQQPVIEITLHDARGIFSGALESQLAAEVVTA
- a CDS encoding amidophosphoribosyltransferase, with protein sequence MAIEAHEDDDATPFDKLREECGVMAIYNHPDAARMTYWGLYSLQHRGQESAGIATADGEQVCDMKGMGLVSEIFTDDVLARLPGHIAIGHTRYSTTGDSALLNAQPISVESTKGLIAIAHNGNLVNLGNSRERLERDGAVFQTTSDSEIIIQLIAHSKASTLVDCIADSLSQVEGAFSIVMMTRNRIFAARDPHGLRPLSMGRIKGENGAPDTFVFASETCAFDLLHAKYERDVEPGELVMVSEDGVTSRHFAKTAVPKASCIFEHVYFARPDSRIFGRWVQKSREEMGRQLARESGVPADLVVPVPDSGVTAALGYAAESGIPFNFGLIRNHYVGRTFIQPEQRVRDFGVRMKLNPVRALLEGKRVILIDDSIIRGTTSRKIVRMVRAAGAKEVHMRISCPPTISPCFYGVDTPSKKDLIAANKSIEEIRQFVEADSLAYLSLVGLTHSCTMGEPVDGLSPGDFCTACYTGDYPTAWVDVSDILPATTAV